Within the Candidatus Acidiferrales bacterium genome, the region AAAATCGTCAAAGCTATTGCAGGACTAAATCATTATTTTTAGGCAGAGGTGGGGAGAAATACCAGCCCTTTGGGGAGTGTCTGATTTTCTTTAAGACACGACGGTGCCTGTTGCCAGCCTAACAGGCACTTTTTTTTGCCTGGTCGATAAGTCATTTCTGTTTGACCGCTGGGGATTCATGCCAGCTTGAGATTTGCCAATCATTATGCAGAGTCCCACCTGGATTCGGAATACCAATTCCTCAGTCTCAATGTGCCCCACTGTTCATGGGACGTCTGATATGGTGAGGGCATGCATGAATGGTGAACATTATGCAATCATTTAGGACTCCAACTGCTAGTTGTCTTGAATGGATTGCTTGTTCGCCCTGCTTGATTTAACTTATTGCCGAAAATTAACATAAAAGTGTCAAAATGGCGCTGATGAACAGTCATGATGATCGAAAGTCGCGAGAATTGAAAGTGTATATCGAGACATATGGATGCCAAATGAATCTGGCTGATTCTGAGATTGTTCTCGGCATAATGAACAAGTGGGGGTACTCGCCTACGAAAAGCATAGATGATGCGGATGTGGTTCTCTTGAATACGTGCAGCGTTCGCAATCATGCCGAGGAAAAAATCCACCAGCGTCTTCATGTAATAATGAAACGGAAATCTGAAAATTCCGATCTGTTGGTCGGAGTGTTGGGGTGTATGGCGGAACGGTTGCGCAAGAGTCTTTTGGAGAAGCACAATGTCGATATCGTGGTCGGTCCTGACGATTACCGAAAGCTTCCGCAGCTTCTCGAAGGCGCGTTTGCCGGTGTTCGAGGTATCGGGGTACAACTCTCAAGGACGGAGACGTATGACGACATTGTTCCTCTGAGAACCGAAGGAATCTCTGCATGGATTTCCATCATGCGGGGATGTGATAAGTTCTGTACATTCTGCATCGTTCCATTCACCCGCGGTCGCGAGAGAAGCCGAACTCTCGGCAGCGTTGTGAGGGAAGTGGAACAGCTTGTCGATCAGGGTTTTCGTGAAATTACGTTGCTTGGTCAGAATGTGAACTCTTACCGCGACAATACAAACGATTTTTCGGATTTGCTTGCTGCAGTGGCTAACGTGGACCGCAGGCTCCGCGTGAGATTCACCACTTCTCATCCGCAGGATCTGTCCGATAAGTTGATAGATACAATTGCGAGCCATGACAATCTCTGCAAGTATATCCATCTCCCCGTGCAATCCGGGTCGAACAGAATTCTTGAAGCGATGAATAGAACTTATGCTCGTCAGCAATACGTCGAGCTTGTAAATAAGATTCGAGAGAGAATCCCCGGCGTTGCTTTGTCGACAGACATAATAAGCGGGTTCCCAACTGAAACAGAAGATGAACACCGCGAGACTATGCGCTTGATGGAAGAACTGCGATATGACGGGGCATACATGTTCAAGTATTCTCCACGGGAAGGAACCCCGGCATACAGGCTGGGCGATGATGTAGCTGAAGAAACAAAAACCAGGAGGCTGAACGAAATTATCGCACTGCAGCAAAGAGTTTCTTATGAAATAAATCAATCCGAAATTGGTAAGGTCTTCGAGGTAATGGTCGACGGCGTAAGCAAGAAATCCGATTTGCAGCAAAGTGGCAGGACGGATACTAACAAGACTGTTGTTTTTCCTCTATGCTTACTCAAACCGGGCGACGTTGCAGAGGTCAGGATAAATAGAGCATCGGCAGCCACTCTATTCGGGGAGGTCGTCAGCAACCTTAATTGAAATGAAAGTCTACCCGTTTGTTGTCTCATTAGTAGTTGTCATGTCTAGCTCCGCTAGTGCACAGAGATTCACCGGCAAGGAGCAGACAACACAGACCCGTGTGAAGCCCGATACCGGTTTCATAAATGCTGAAAAAGCATATCTCGCTTTTAAGGGAGGGGAAATCGATGACGCGAGAAAATATTTGGCTTCAGCGGATCCCGAAAACCCCTTTGCGACGTATGTTCGCGCCGCTCTGACAGAGAACGCTGC harbors:
- the miaB gene encoding tRNA (N6-isopentenyl adenosine(37)-C2)-methylthiotransferase MiaB, whose product is MNSHDDRKSRELKVYIETYGCQMNLADSEIVLGIMNKWGYSPTKSIDDADVVLLNTCSVRNHAEEKIHQRLHVIMKRKSENSDLLVGVLGCMAERLRKSLLEKHNVDIVVGPDDYRKLPQLLEGAFAGVRGIGVQLSRTETYDDIVPLRTEGISAWISIMRGCDKFCTFCIVPFTRGRERSRTLGSVVREVEQLVDQGFREITLLGQNVNSYRDNTNDFSDLLAAVANVDRRLRVRFTTSHPQDLSDKLIDTIASHDNLCKYIHLPVQSGSNRILEAMNRTYARQQYVELVNKIRERIPGVALSTDIISGFPTETEDEHRETMRLMEELRYDGAYMFKYSPREGTPAYRLGDDVAEETKTRRLNEIIALQQRVSYEINQSEIGKVFEVMVDGVSKKSDLQQSGRTDTNKTVVFPLCLLKPGDVAEVRINRASAATLFGEVVSNLN